One window of the Actinomyces procaprae genome contains the following:
- a CDS encoding phosphotriesterase family protein: protein MAIVRTTHGDVDPSTLGVVNAHDHLIRVGAGEVYIDPDHLLDDEDKAVEEAGYFVDASKRFAPTATIVDMCPASSGRGVLKLKRVVERVPDLQVIQATGFHQQKVYLEWRQSWVNQYTVNEIADLLIADIVEGVDAGDYMGPLVKRTDVRAGVIKWATAYGKITDWEVKTGKAVAIASKETGAPVNTHVTAGTCGPEQARFLIEQGVAPEKIAIGHIQRNWDPWIQEQITKLGAYVELDGTNRIKYVPDNARVNLIKVLGEKGYGKQILLGTDSGKASYQKAYGSVSGIDYDPAVFCPRLIDDEGFDPDYVQDLLVNNAATFFAFEPLAG, encoded by the coding sequence ATGGCAATCGTCCGCACCACACACGGCGACGTCGACCCGTCCACGCTCGGCGTCGTCAACGCCCACGACCACCTCATCCGCGTCGGCGCCGGCGAGGTCTACATCGACCCCGACCACCTCCTGGACGACGAGGACAAGGCGGTCGAGGAGGCCGGCTACTTCGTCGACGCCTCCAAGCGCTTCGCCCCCACCGCCACCATCGTGGACATGTGCCCGGCATCCTCCGGCCGCGGCGTGCTCAAGCTCAAGCGCGTCGTCGAGCGTGTCCCCGACCTGCAGGTCATTCAGGCCACCGGCTTCCACCAGCAGAAGGTCTACCTCGAGTGGCGCCAGTCCTGGGTCAACCAGTACACCGTCAACGAGATCGCCGACCTGCTGATCGCCGACATCGTCGAGGGAGTGGACGCGGGCGACTACATGGGACCGCTGGTCAAGCGCACCGACGTGCGCGCCGGCGTCATCAAGTGGGCCACCGCCTACGGCAAGATCACCGACTGGGAGGTCAAGACCGGTAAGGCCGTCGCCATCGCCTCCAAGGAGACCGGCGCGCCCGTCAACACCCACGTCACCGCCGGCACCTGCGGTCCCGAGCAGGCCCGCTTCCTGATCGAGCAGGGCGTGGCCCCGGAGAAGATCGCCATCGGGCACATCCAGCGCAACTGGGACCCGTGGATCCAGGAGCAGATCACCAAGCTCGGCGCCTACGTGGAGCTGGACGGCACCAACCGCATCAAGTACGTGCCGGACAACGCCCGCGTGAACCTCATCAAGGTGCTCGGTGAGAAGGGCTACGGCAAGCAGATCCTGCTCGGCACCGACTCGGGCAAGGCCTCCTACCAGAAGGCCTACGGCTCGGTCTCCGGGATCGACTACGACCCGGCCGTGTTCTGCCCGCGCCTGATCGACGACGAGGGCTTCGACCCCGACTACGTCCAGGACCTGCTGGTGAACAACGCCGCGACCTTCTTCGCCTTCGAGCCCCTGGCCGGCTGA
- a CDS encoding DUF4357 domain-containing protein, with protein sequence MSASQHHPPTTTSPTRQRPPPPQPRPQPPHPQTGRATNDLLFNSPSGAACFVGGASLNGKGAWKDRQGRNLNQIEEAEVRKAVQERRLTGSSGLRVGLGECGWAGAGGVGVGRWMVGGWLGSGRVDAPGGGARSAISPP encoded by the coding sequence ATCAGCGCAAGCCAGCACCACCCACCGACAACAACCTCACCAACCCGGCAACGACCACCCCCACCGCAGCCCCGACCCCAACCACCACACCCACAAACCGGAAGAGCCACTAATGATCTGCTCTTTAACAGCCCGTCTGGCGCTGCCTGCTTCGTGGGCGGAGCGTCTCTGAATGGGAAAGGCGCATGGAAGGACCGCCAGGGGCGGAATTTGAACCAGATCGAGGAGGCCGAGGTCAGGAAAGCAGTACAAGAGCGGCGATTAACGGGCTCTTCCGGTTTGAGAGTGGGGCTCGGGGAGTGCGGGTGGGCAGGCGCGGGTGGCGTTGGCGTTGGGCGGTGGATGGTTGGCGGGTGGTTAGGGTCCGGTCGGGTGGACGCCCCCGGGGGCGGCGCACGCTCAGCCATCTCACCGCCCTGA
- a CDS encoding sugar-binding transcriptional regulator, translating to MCANLDREHARLLLDIAHLYWDRDLSQEEIAERLGYSRSTVSRKLTEARRVGIVQVTVAHPIERLMALEEELTSTFGLKQARVTEVSRPLVPGVTPDVARAAAELLLEHCGPRSVIAVSNGRAVAAVVHQMPERTWPTSTAVAMIGSAGESYDLGDGADVCRNLAMRLGGRYRSLTVPLVFDSLNLARAVRQEDQVATTLELAARSDVALTGIGAVGESTSPLLRKWMTPQVVRECRRRGAVAHVCGHHLDAEGRHVPTALCERTLCMEPERLKGIPFVVGVAAGEEKVTAIRAALRGGYLSALVTDEVTARAVLEGN from the coding sequence ATGTGCGCCAACCTGGATCGTGAACACGCGCGGCTGCTGCTGGACATCGCCCACCTGTACTGGGACAGGGACCTCAGTCAGGAGGAGATCGCCGAGCGCCTGGGCTACTCGCGCTCCACGGTCTCACGCAAGCTGACCGAGGCCCGCCGGGTCGGGATCGTCCAGGTGACGGTCGCGCATCCCATCGAACGGCTGATGGCGCTGGAGGAGGAGCTCACCTCAACCTTCGGCCTCAAGCAGGCGCGCGTCACCGAGGTGTCCCGTCCGCTCGTTCCCGGCGTCACCCCCGACGTCGCCCGGGCCGCGGCGGAGCTGCTGCTTGAGCACTGCGGCCCGCGGTCGGTGATCGCAGTGTCCAACGGGCGGGCCGTGGCCGCCGTCGTGCATCAGATGCCAGAGCGCACCTGGCCCACCTCGACGGCGGTGGCGATGATCGGCTCGGCGGGGGAGTCCTACGACCTCGGCGACGGCGCCGACGTGTGCCGCAACCTGGCCATGCGGCTGGGCGGCCGCTACCGGTCGCTGACCGTGCCGCTGGTCTTCGACTCGCTGAACCTGGCGCGCGCCGTGCGCCAGGAGGACCAGGTCGCCACCACGCTGGAGCTGGCCGCCCGCAGCGACGTCGCCCTGACGGGCATCGGCGCGGTGGGGGAGTCCACCAGCCCGCTGCTGCGCAAGTGGATGACGCCGCAGGTGGTGCGCGAGTGCCGCCGGCGCGGCGCGGTTGCACACGTGTGCGGGCACCACCTGGACGCCGAGGGGCGCCACGTGCCCACGGCGCTGTGCGAGCGCACCCTGTGCATGGAGCCCGAGCGCCTCAAGGGGATTCCCTTCGTCGTCGGCGTGGCCGCGGGCGAGGAGAAGGTGACCGCGATCCGCGCGGCCCTGCGCGGCGGCTACCTCTCCGCGCTGGTCACCGACGAGGTCACCGCCCGCGCCGTACTAGAGGGGAACTGA
- a CDS encoding SDR family oxidoreductase: MSTTPGPPLASSSARPLTIAVTGATGKVGGRVAELLHDADLHQRLLVRNPAKAPAWADDVAVASYGQADAAAQALQGVDLLFMVSAAESADRLEQHKTFIDAACAAGVRHVVYTSFLAASPDAAFTLARTHQATEEHLRQSGMAFTFLRDSFYADFIPDLAVDGVIAGPAGSGRVAAVARADVARSAAAILAAAASGDTSHDGATYELTGPEAFTLAEAAATITAVTGRPTVYRDQSLEEAYASRRSYGVPDWQLDAWVSTYTAIASGELAAVTDDVRVLTGRTPLTLAQVLR; encoded by the coding sequence ATGAGCACCACCCCCGGCCCACCCCTCGCTTCTTCCTCCGCCCGCCCGCTCACGATCGCCGTCACCGGTGCCACCGGCAAGGTCGGTGGCCGTGTCGCCGAGCTGCTGCACGACGCCGACCTGCACCAGCGCCTCCTCGTGCGTAACCCGGCGAAGGCCCCGGCCTGGGCCGACGATGTCGCCGTCGCCTCCTACGGCCAGGCCGACGCCGCCGCGCAGGCCCTGCAGGGAGTCGACCTGCTGTTCATGGTCTCCGCGGCCGAGAGCGCCGACCGCCTCGAGCAGCACAAGACCTTCATCGACGCGGCGTGCGCCGCCGGGGTACGGCACGTCGTCTACACCAGCTTCCTCGCCGCATCCCCCGACGCCGCCTTCACCCTGGCCCGCACCCACCAGGCCACGGAGGAGCACCTGCGCCAGTCCGGCATGGCCTTCACCTTCCTGCGCGACTCCTTCTACGCCGACTTCATCCCCGATCTGGCCGTCGACGGCGTCATCGCCGGCCCGGCGGGCTCCGGACGCGTCGCCGCGGTCGCGCGCGCAGACGTGGCCCGCAGCGCCGCCGCCATCCTGGCCGCCGCCGCGTCCGGTGACACCAGCCACGACGGCGCGACCTACGAACTCACCGGGCCCGAGGCCTTCACCCTGGCCGAGGCGGCGGCCACCATCACGGCCGTCACCGGCCGCCCCACCGTCTACCGGGACCAGAGCCTGGAGGAGGCCTACGCCTCCCGGCGCAGCTACGGCGTGCCCGACTGGCAGCTGGACGCCTGGGTGTCCACGTACACCGCCATCGCCTCCGGAGAGCTGGCCGCCGTCACCGACGACGTCCGCGTGCTCACCGGGCGGACGCCGCTCACACTTGCCCAGGTGCTGCGCTAA
- the carA gene encoding glutamine-hydrolyzing carbamoyl-phosphate synthase small subunit encodes MSAPSTTAATAYGGFTSPALPAGAPVERTPALLVLEDGYTLVGRSYGATGSTVAEVVFNTGMTGYQETLTDPSYHRQIVVMTSPHIGNTGVNDEDGESDRIWVAGFVVRDPARRASSWRARRELEAELVTSGVVGICDVDTRALTRHLRERGAMRAGIFSGTALPDDVAEHPYADPSAAVVAQCLEAVRAAPAMAGQALAAEVTTTEAYVVEPGGEFTGREPVAVVAAIDLGIKARTPWQLAERGVRVHVLPQSTTLEEVLALRPDGVFFSNGPGDPGTADTEVGLLRGILDARIPFFGICLGNQIFGRALGFGTYKLDYGHRGVNQPVLDRATGRVEITSHNHGFAVDAPTEGPATAPFDSGRYGRVEVSYLGLNDGVVEGLRALDLPAFSVQFHPEAAAGPHDGEHLFDRFIRMMHEHRVSANAPGADLANVPNTPEENA; translated from the coding sequence ATGAGCGCCCCCAGCACCACGGCCGCAACGGCATACGGCGGCTTCACCAGCCCGGCCCTGCCCGCCGGCGCGCCCGTTGAGCGCACCCCCGCACTGCTTGTCCTGGAGGACGGCTACACGCTGGTGGGCCGCTCCTACGGCGCCACCGGCTCCACGGTCGCCGAGGTCGTCTTCAACACCGGCATGACCGGCTACCAGGAGACCCTCACCGACCCCTCATACCACCGGCAGATCGTGGTGATGACCTCCCCGCACATCGGCAACACGGGCGTCAATGACGAGGACGGCGAGTCGGACCGCATCTGGGTCGCGGGCTTCGTGGTGCGCGACCCCGCCCGCCGGGCCTCATCCTGGCGGGCCCGGCGGGAGCTGGAGGCGGAGCTGGTCACCAGTGGCGTCGTCGGCATCTGTGACGTGGACACCCGTGCCCTGACCCGCCACCTGCGGGAGAGGGGCGCCATGCGCGCCGGCATCTTCTCCGGCACCGCCCTGCCCGACGACGTCGCCGAGCATCCCTATGCGGACCCGTCCGCGGCCGTTGTCGCACAGTGCCTGGAGGCCGTGCGGGCCGCGCCGGCCATGGCCGGCCAGGCACTGGCCGCCGAAGTCACCACCACCGAGGCCTACGTGGTGGAGCCCGGCGGCGAGTTCACCGGCCGGGAGCCGGTCGCCGTCGTCGCCGCGATCGACCTGGGTATCAAGGCCCGCACCCCCTGGCAGCTGGCCGAGCGGGGCGTGCGTGTGCACGTACTGCCGCAGTCCACGACCCTGGAGGAGGTGCTCGCCCTGAGGCCGGACGGCGTCTTCTTCTCCAACGGCCCCGGAGACCCCGGGACCGCAGACACCGAGGTGGGGCTCCTGCGCGGCATCCTGGACGCACGCATTCCCTTCTTCGGCATCTGCCTGGGCAATCAGATCTTCGGCCGGGCGCTGGGCTTCGGGACCTACAAGCTCGACTACGGTCATCGCGGGGTGAACCAGCCGGTGCTGGATCGGGCCACGGGCCGGGTGGAGATCACCTCCCACAACCACGGCTTCGCCGTCGACGCCCCCACCGAAGGTCCCGCCACGGCGCCCTTCGACTCCGGCCGGTACGGGCGCGTCGAGGTCAGCTACCTGGGTCTGAACGACGGCGTGGTCGAGGGGCTGCGCGCCCTGGACCTGCCGGCCTTCTCCGTCCAGTTCCATCCCGAGGCCGCCGCCGGCCCGCACGACGGCGAGCACCTGTTCGACCGCTTCATCCGCATGATGCACGAGCACCGCGTCTCCGCCAACGCCCCCGGCGCCGACTTGGCCAACGTCCCCAACACCCCCGAGGAGAACGCCTGA
- a CDS encoding orotidine 5'-phosphate decarboxylase / HUMPS family protein: MSEPRNTPRLQIALDTLDQPSALGPLQQAAPYVDVIECGTILILCEGYHAVRNIRALFPDKQILADVRIAEAGAKIARLAFEAGADLVSCVAGASMTTIEQVCKVAAEFDGEVQVELADEWYDPERARAWRAAGVQHVIVKRSRDREAAGDLSWKAEDMDRVDELAGMGFTVTVTGGINVADLPAFAGRRVGIVIAGRSIVGADDPAAAASGLRDAIDEVWS, translated from the coding sequence ATGAGCGAACCCCGCAACACACCCAGGCTCCAGATCGCCCTGGACACCCTGGACCAGCCCAGCGCGCTGGGCCCCCTGCAGCAGGCGGCGCCGTACGTCGACGTCATCGAGTGCGGCACCATCCTGATCCTGTGCGAGGGCTACCACGCGGTGCGCAACATTCGCGCCCTGTTCCCGGACAAGCAGATCCTCGCCGACGTGCGCATCGCGGAGGCCGGCGCCAAGATCGCCCGCCTCGCCTTCGAGGCCGGCGCCGACCTGGTCTCCTGCGTGGCCGGCGCCTCCATGACCACCATCGAGCAGGTCTGCAAGGTCGCCGCCGAGTTCGACGGCGAGGTACAGGTAGAGCTGGCCGACGAGTGGTATGACCCGGAGCGGGCCCGCGCCTGGCGCGCCGCCGGCGTCCAGCACGTCATCGTCAAGCGGTCCCGCGACCGCGAGGCCGCCGGCGACCTGTCCTGGAAGGCCGAGGACATGGACCGGGTCGATGAGCTGGCAGGCATGGGCTTCACGGTCACCGTCACCGGCGGCATCAACGTGGCGGACCTGCCGGCCTTCGCGGGCCGCAGAGTCGGCATCGTCATCGCCGGCCGCTCGATCGTCGGCGCCGACGATCCGGCCGCCGCCGCATCTGGCCTGCGCGACGCCATCGACGAGGTGTGGTCATGA
- the pyrR gene encoding bifunctional pyr operon transcriptional regulator/uracil phosphoribosyltransferase PyrR: protein MAAAQSTGKQILGAAEIQRSLVRIAHEILERNRGSSNLVLLGIPSGGVPLAQRLAAALEVAAKEADDPAGAPPVGTLDITMYRDDLGRHPIRVPQPTRIPGESLEGRTVILVDDVLFSGRTIRAALDALGAIGRADAVQLAVLVDRGHRELPIRADYVGKNLPTSRNEKVVVSLTELGAAADAVTIVDAATQEATR from the coding sequence GTGGCCGCAGCACAGTCCACCGGGAAGCAGATCCTCGGCGCCGCCGAGATCCAGCGCTCCCTCGTCCGCATCGCCCACGAGATCCTCGAGCGCAATCGCGGCAGCAGCAATCTGGTGCTCCTCGGCATTCCCTCCGGGGGAGTCCCGCTGGCCCAGCGCCTGGCCGCAGCCCTGGAGGTCGCCGCCAAGGAGGCCGACGACCCCGCCGGCGCCCCACCGGTCGGCACCCTGGACATCACCATGTACCGCGACGACCTCGGCCGCCACCCGATCCGCGTGCCCCAGCCCACCCGCATCCCGGGGGAGAGCCTCGAGGGCCGCACCGTCATCCTGGTCGACGACGTCCTCTTCTCCGGCCGCACGATCCGCGCCGCCCTGGACGCCCTGGGAGCCATCGGCCGCGCCGACGCCGTGCAACTGGCCGTGCTGGTGGACCGCGGCCACCGCGAGCTGCCCATCCGCGCCGACTACGTGGGCAAGAACCTACCCACCTCCCGCAACGAGAAGGTGGTCGTGTCCCTGACCGAGCTCGGCGCCGCCGCCGACGCCGTCACCATCGTCGATGCTGCGACCCAGGAGGCCACCCGATGA
- a CDS encoding dihydroorotase — translation MTAHLLPGVRPYGEDPTDILVIDETIAAIGPDAVAQAPADAHRHDDLAGLVLLPGLVDIHTHLRQPGGESAETVYTGTRAAAVGGYTAVFAMANTTPVQDNAGVVEQVLRLGNEAGWVDVHPVGAVSEGLQGEHLSQMGAMAHSAARVRVFSDDGHCVSDPVLMRRALEYAKSFDGVIAQHSQDPRLTEGSQMHEGRVSAELGLAGWPAVAEESIIARDVLLAGHVGSRLHVCHLSTAGSVEIIRWAKARGIDVTAEATPHHLLLTDEKARTYSPLYKVNPPLRTAEDVEAVRAALADGTIDVVGTDHAPHPRESKDCEWQAGAFGMTGLETALPIIIATMVEPGRMTWRDVARVLSEAPARIGRLHDQGRPLVVGEPANLAVVDPSVRRVVDPAAQWTRSTNTPYAGMELPGQVMATFLHGRATVLAGRPVERGTEEIEQKENA, via the coding sequence GTGACCGCCCACCTCCTGCCCGGGGTCCGCCCCTACGGCGAGGACCCCACCGACATCCTCGTCATCGACGAAACCATCGCCGCCATCGGCCCCGACGCCGTCGCCCAGGCCCCCGCCGACGCCCACCGCCACGACGACCTGGCCGGCCTGGTGCTGCTGCCCGGGCTCGTGGACATCCACACCCACCTGCGCCAGCCCGGCGGAGAGAGCGCCGAAACCGTCTACACCGGCACCCGCGCCGCCGCCGTCGGCGGCTACACCGCCGTGTTCGCCATGGCCAACACCACCCCCGTGCAGGACAACGCCGGCGTGGTCGAGCAGGTGCTGCGCCTGGGCAACGAGGCCGGCTGGGTGGACGTTCACCCCGTCGGCGCCGTCTCCGAGGGGCTGCAGGGCGAGCACCTGTCCCAGATGGGCGCCATGGCCCACTCCGCCGCACGGGTGCGCGTCTTCTCCGACGACGGGCACTGCGTATCCGACCCGGTGCTCATGCGCCGCGCCCTGGAGTACGCCAAGTCCTTCGACGGCGTGATCGCGCAGCACTCCCAGGACCCCCGCCTGACGGAGGGCTCCCAGATGCACGAGGGCCGCGTCTCCGCCGAGCTCGGCCTGGCCGGCTGGCCCGCCGTCGCCGAGGAGTCGATCATCGCCCGCGACGTCCTGCTGGCGGGGCACGTCGGGTCCCGCCTGCACGTATGCCACCTGTCCACCGCCGGCAGCGTCGAGATCATCCGCTGGGCCAAGGCCCGCGGCATCGACGTCACCGCCGAGGCCACCCCCCACCACCTGCTGCTCACCGACGAGAAGGCACGCACCTACTCCCCGCTGTACAAGGTGAACCCGCCGCTGCGCACCGCCGAGGACGTGGAGGCCGTCCGGGCGGCACTGGCCGACGGCACCATCGACGTGGTCGGCACCGATCACGCCCCGCACCCGCGCGAGTCCAAGGACTGCGAGTGGCAGGCCGGCGCCTTCGGCATGACCGGGCTGGAGACCGCACTGCCGATCATCATCGCCACCATGGTCGAGCCGGGCCGCATGACCTGGCGGGACGTCGCCCGGGTGCTGTCTGAGGCCCCCGCCCGCATCGGCCGCCTGCACGACCAGGGTCGTCCGCTGGTAGTCGGCGAGCCCGCCAACCTGGCGGTGGTCGATCCGAGCGTGCGTCGCGTGGTGGACCCCGCGGCCCAGTGGACCCGCTCCACCAACACCCCCTACGCCGGCATGGAACTGCCCGGACAGGTCATGGCCACCTTCCTACACGGTCGGGCCACAGTCCTGGCCGGGCGTCCCGTCGAGCGAGGCACCGAGGAGATCGAGCAGAAGGAGAACGCATGA
- the carB gene encoding carbamoyl-phosphate synthase large subunit translates to MPRRTDISSVLVIGSGPIVIGQACEFDYSGTQACRVLRAEGIRVILVNSNPATIMTDPDMADATYVEPITPEVVEAIIAKERPDALLPTLGGQTALNTAMSLVESGVLDKYGVELIGARAEAINAGEDREEFKRVVERCGAEVARSVIAHTMDECHAGVEALGGYPVVVRPSFTMGGLGSGFAYNAEDLERIAGQGLADSRTTEVLLEESILGWKEIELEVMRDRVDNCVMVCSIENVDPVGVHTGDSITIAPALTLTDRELQKLRDIAIAVIREVGVDTGGCNIQFAVHPETGRVIVIEMNPRVSRSSALASKATGFPIAKIAARLAIGYTLDEIPNDITGSTPASFEPAVDYVVVKVPRFAFEKFRGADPTLTTTMKSVGEAMALGRCYTEALQKAMRSIDKAGSVFHWDGPAPTREELPGLIESLRTPTEHRLVDLQQAIRGGATMEQLFDATAIDPWFLDQMFLLEEVARSLRNAPALTAELLRRAKRNGFSDAQIASLRGIGEDTVREVRHAFGLRPVYKTVDTCAAEFAADTPYLYSTYEQETEVAPREREAVIILGAGPNRIGQGIEFDYSCVHATMALSERYDTVMVNCNPETVSTDYDISDRLYFEPLTFEDVMEVYEAELAAGPVAGMIVQLGGQTPLSLAARLKAAGVPILGTTPEAIDAAEDREVFGVVLERAGLPAPAHGTALSDEQTLAVAGAIGFPVLVRPSYVLGGRGMEIVYDRDGLVDYLERASAEAGGAYANGPLLIDRFLDDAIEIDVDALYDGEELFLGGVMEHIEEAGIHSGDSACVLPPMTLSDTEIARIRRSTEAIAAGVGVRGLINIQYALVSDTLYVIEANPRASRTVPFVSKATGVQLAKAAALLMAGQSIASLKDSGHLPAHDASVSDAFDPIAVKEAVLPFKRFRTPAGRVVDTVLGPEMRSTGEVMGYDVDFPRAFSKSQAGAYGGLPSEGALFVSVADRDKRAIVLPVARLAELGFTIYATAGTAQVLRRNGIPATPVRKVSEGRGEHGEQTIVGLIESGAIDMVINTPKGQGARADGYSIRAATTSADKPIITTVQELQAAVQALEAQLAGPMGVRSLQQHDADRRARRGGSGAAEVRA, encoded by the coding sequence ATGCCCCGCCGTACCGATATCTCCTCCGTGCTGGTGATCGGCTCCGGGCCGATCGTGATCGGCCAGGCCTGCGAGTTCGACTACTCCGGCACCCAGGCATGCCGCGTGCTGCGCGCCGAGGGGATCCGCGTCATCCTGGTCAACTCCAACCCGGCCACGATCATGACCGACCCGGACATGGCCGACGCCACCTACGTCGAGCCGATCACCCCCGAGGTCGTGGAGGCGATTATCGCCAAGGAGCGTCCTGATGCCCTCCTGCCCACGCTCGGCGGGCAGACCGCCCTGAACACCGCCATGAGCCTGGTGGAGTCCGGCGTCCTGGACAAGTACGGGGTGGAGCTCATCGGGGCCCGCGCCGAGGCGATCAACGCAGGCGAGGACCGCGAGGAGTTCAAGCGCGTGGTTGAGCGCTGCGGCGCCGAGGTGGCCCGCAGCGTCATCGCCCACACCATGGACGAGTGCCACGCCGGCGTGGAGGCACTGGGCGGCTATCCCGTCGTGGTGCGGCCCTCCTTCACCATGGGTGGGCTCGGCTCCGGGTTCGCCTACAACGCCGAGGACCTCGAGCGCATCGCCGGGCAGGGCCTGGCCGACTCCCGCACCACCGAGGTGCTCCTGGAGGAGTCGATCCTCGGCTGGAAGGAGATCGAGCTGGAGGTCATGCGCGACCGCGTAGACAACTGCGTGATGGTCTGCTCCATCGAGAACGTCGACCCCGTGGGCGTGCACACAGGTGACTCCATCACGATCGCCCCGGCCCTGACCCTGACCGACCGGGAGCTGCAGAAGCTGCGGGACATCGCCATCGCCGTGATCCGGGAGGTCGGCGTGGACACCGGAGGCTGCAACATCCAGTTCGCCGTCCACCCGGAGACCGGGCGCGTCATCGTCATCGAGATGAACCCGCGCGTGTCCCGCTCCTCCGCACTGGCCTCCAAGGCCACCGGATTCCCCATCGCGAAGATCGCGGCCCGCCTGGCCATCGGCTACACGCTGGATGAGATCCCCAATGACATCACCGGCTCCACTCCGGCGTCCTTCGAGCCGGCGGTCGACTACGTGGTGGTCAAGGTGCCGCGCTTCGCCTTCGAGAAGTTCCGCGGTGCCGACCCGACCCTGACCACCACCATGAAGTCCGTGGGCGAGGCCATGGCCCTGGGGCGCTGCTACACCGAGGCGCTGCAGAAGGCCATGCGGTCCATCGACAAGGCCGGCTCGGTCTTCCACTGGGACGGCCCGGCCCCAACCCGGGAGGAGCTGCCCGGACTCATCGAGTCGCTGCGCACCCCCACCGAGCACCGCCTCGTGGACTTGCAGCAGGCCATCCGGGGCGGCGCCACCATGGAGCAGCTGTTCGATGCCACCGCCATCGACCCGTGGTTCCTGGACCAGATGTTCCTGCTGGAGGAGGTCGCCCGGTCCCTCCGGAACGCGCCCGCACTTACCGCGGAACTGCTGCGGCGTGCCAAGCGCAACGGGTTCTCGGACGCCCAGATCGCGTCCTTGCGCGGCATCGGCGAGGACACGGTGCGCGAGGTGCGGCACGCCTTCGGGCTGCGGCCGGTGTACAAGACGGTGGACACCTGCGCCGCCGAGTTCGCCGCCGACACCCCCTACCTGTACTCCACCTACGAGCAGGAGACCGAGGTGGCCCCGCGTGAGCGCGAGGCCGTCATCATTCTCGGCGCCGGCCCCAACCGGATCGGCCAGGGCATCGAGTTCGACTACTCCTGCGTGCACGCCACCATGGCCCTGTCCGAGCGCTACGACACCGTCATGGTCAACTGCAACCCGGAGACCGTGTCCACCGACTACGACATCTCTGACCGCCTGTACTTCGAGCCGCTGACCTTCGAGGACGTGATGGAGGTGTACGAGGCGGAGCTGGCGGCCGGCCCGGTGGCCGGCATGATCGTCCAGCTCGGCGGTCAGACCCCCCTGTCGCTGGCGGCCCGGCTGAAGGCGGCGGGCGTACCGATCCTGGGCACCACCCCGGAGGCCATCGACGCCGCCGAGGACCGGGAGGTATTCGGCGTCGTCCTGGAGCGGGCCGGGCTGCCGGCCCCCGCCCACGGCACCGCCCTGAGCGACGAGCAGACCCTGGCCGTGGCCGGCGCGATCGGCTTCCCGGTGCTGGTGCGCCCCAGCTACGTGCTGGGCGGGCGCGGCATGGAGATCGTCTACGACCGTGACGGCCTGGTGGACTACCTCGAGCGCGCCTCCGCGGAGGCCGGGGGCGCCTACGCCAACGGCCCGCTGCTGATCGACCGCTTCCTCGACGACGCCATTGAGATCGACGTCGACGCCCTGTACGACGGCGAGGAGCTGTTCCTCGGCGGTGTCATGGAGCACATCGAGGAGGCCGGCATCCACTCCGGCGACTCCGCCTGCGTGCTGCCGCCCATGACGCTCTCGGACACGGAGATCGCCCGCATCCGGCGCTCCACCGAGGCGATCGCCGCAGGCGTGGGCGTGCGCGGCCTGATCAATATCCAGTACGCGCTGGTCTCCGACACCCTGTACGTAATCGAGGCCAACCCGCGTGCCTCGCGCACGGTTCCATTCGTCTCCAAGGCGACCGGTGTGCAGCTGGCCAAGGCGGCCGCCCTGCTGATGGCCGGCCAGTCCATCGCCTCCTTGAAGGACTCCGGCCACCTGCCCGCCCATGACGCCTCCGTCTCCGACGCGTTCGACCCGATTGCGGTCAAGGAGGCGGTGCTTCCGTTCAAGCGCTTCCGCACGCCCGCCGGGCGCGTGGTGGACACGGTGCTCGGTCCGGAGATGCGGTCAACAGGTGAGGTGATGGGCTACGACGTCGACTTCCCCCGCGCATTCTCCAAGTCGCAGGCGGGCGCCTACGGCGGCCTGCCCAGCGAGGGCGCGCTGTTCGTGTCTGTGGCTGACCGCGACAAGCGCGCGATCGTGCTGCCCGTGGCGCGTCTGGCCGAGCTCGGGTTCACCATCTACGCCACCGCCGGCACCGCCCAGGTACTGCGCCGGAACGGCATCCCGGCCACTCCGGTCCGCAAGGTCAGCGAGGGCCGCGGTGAGCACGGCGAGCAGACCATCGTCGGATTGATCGAGTCCGGCGCCATCGACATGGTCATCAACACTCCCAAGGGGCAGGGCGCACGTGCCGACGGCTACTCCATCCGCGCCGCCACCACCAGCGCGGACAAGCCCATCATCACCACCGTGCAGGAGCTACAGGCGGCGGTGCAGGCACTGGAGGCGCAACTGGCCGGCCCGATGGGCGTGCGCAGCCTGCAGCAGCACGACGCGGACCGGCGCGCCCGCCGCGGTGGCTCCGGGGCGGCGGAGGTCCGCGCATGA